A region from the Oceanidesulfovibrio marinus genome encodes:
- a CDS encoding O-antigen ligase family protein, producing MSPMAMANIVSGYLFLYIFRPYEFWSALGSFHLERIYMIILVLCALVYNRKRFTMTAAHMWLLFFFLVLIFSSALSSHSQVAFESTWKYSKSLIFYVVLVSTIHEPRQIRRIALAFLGTMLLYVGKSANEYFFHGRYMYRMGIARMYGIDSTNGDPNSFAASICYSLPFVWAFAGRQRLAFRWQRLALLGYALLAPIAILFTGSRSGLVTGLLFLVMISLKAKRKFAMVLLAVIVVIGGWQFTPHKHRLRFLSIIDPSVAPAAESAESSAEGRIKGLLHGIDLFTSHPLFGVGPNNTTFTLNGFQAHNLYGQILGELGGLGAFAYFAFVTCTWLTLRRNTRKLRALQTYNTASGTSPPDFDMLSRLCKASSMALIMLLFNGNFGHNMFRFNWLFSSFFAVSIAQLLVYAKASLRRHIINEEQKRLPSTVASLGMSIHQF from the coding sequence ATGAGCCCCATGGCAATGGCCAACATAGTTTCCGGCTATCTGTTCCTCTACATCTTCAGACCATACGAATTCTGGTCGGCCCTGGGAAGCTTTCATCTTGAGCGCATCTACATGATTATCCTTGTCCTTTGCGCTCTAGTATACAATCGCAAACGGTTTACAATGACCGCCGCTCACATGTGGCTTCTCTTCTTTTTCCTGGTGCTCATCTTTTCCAGCGCTCTCTCTTCCCACTCGCAAGTCGCCTTTGAATCAACATGGAAGTACAGCAAGTCACTCATATTCTATGTCGTGTTGGTATCCACTATTCACGAGCCGCGGCAGATACGGCGGATCGCCTTGGCCTTTTTGGGAACCATGCTGTTATACGTGGGCAAATCGGCCAATGAATACTTTTTCCATGGCCGATACATGTACCGCATGGGCATTGCACGAATGTATGGCATCGACTCAACCAACGGGGACCCCAATTCCTTTGCTGCTTCAATCTGCTACTCGCTGCCATTTGTCTGGGCTTTTGCAGGCAGGCAACGGCTCGCTTTTCGTTGGCAGCGCCTCGCACTACTGGGTTATGCCCTGCTCGCGCCCATCGCCATTCTTTTTACAGGCTCGCGCAGCGGCCTCGTCACCGGCTTATTGTTTCTGGTCATGATTTCCCTCAAGGCCAAGCGCAAGTTCGCCATGGTCCTGCTGGCCGTGATTGTAGTCATCGGCGGTTGGCAGTTCACTCCTCACAAGCACCGGCTCCGTTTTCTCTCCATCATAGATCCTTCCGTGGCGCCGGCTGCCGAGTCCGCCGAAAGTTCGGCAGAAGGACGCATCAAAGGCCTCTTGCATGGCATCGACCTCTTTACATCCCACCCACTTTTCGGAGTCGGACCAAACAACACTACGTTCACCTTGAACGGTTTTCAGGCGCACAACTTATATGGGCAGATCCTCGGCGAGCTGGGCGGGTTGGGCGCTTTCGCATATTTCGCCTTTGTAACCTGCACATGGCTGACCTTACGCCGCAACACCAGAAAGCTCCGCGCGCTTCAAACGTACAACACAGCATCAGGAACAAGCCCTCCGGATTTCGACATGCTCTCGCGGCTCTGCAAGGCATCAAGCATGGCGCTTATCATGCTCCTTTTCAACGGGAACTTTGGCCACAACATGTTTCGCTTCAACTGGCTGTTCTCGTCATTTTTCGCCGTGAGCATTGCACAACTGCTGGTCTATGCCAAAGCATCATTGC
- a CDS encoding lipopolysaccharide biosynthesis protein, translated as MTPTSLHSLIGRNTIWNLLRFLVNFGVVFILTPMIIRVVGDSQYGLWAIVLSVFGYAGILDMGVQQATMKLVAHYKGREDTDRLNSIASTAVVFFVLLGIGTFMCCWFVLPHFMHYIVSKPEEMNVAIPLLRLIGVNAIFVFCSNVFIGITLGLQQYHLRGKLDICIGLTRLVATWVLLKAGFGLLGLAWLKLGLDASVALALALTCHAVHSGFRVSPMLIGRESIHEISRFGFGIFTASTATRLNETAMPLAVSMLLTTTWTAYFTVAKRLSAYAQELIYALSSSFMPLFSELAARGEKDAIKEVYLQYSRYLLLVTGPIYIMLLFLGPMFLKLWIDPTYAELAGPVVMILALQMAVNGVQPLFGRIILGSGSLAFFVRTNACTSIAALMLGVALIPALGIVGPALAGLVSAICQQGLYLYRLESQVDIPLRRLITSCHLRVLFPLTVFAAVLWWLSQVPSVPSYTTLFAATAGAFALYAPLAWALSLNRHERAFASQLIRKRLRLKPAAPEPAMEVRR; from the coding sequence ATGACGCCTACATCCCTGCACTCGCTGATCGGGCGCAACACGATCTGGAACCTGCTGCGCTTCCTGGTGAACTTCGGCGTGGTCTTCATTCTGACGCCGATGATCATCAGGGTTGTCGGTGATTCACAGTACGGTTTGTGGGCCATCGTTCTATCGGTTTTCGGCTATGCCGGAATACTGGACATGGGCGTACAACAGGCGACCATGAAGCTGGTCGCGCACTACAAGGGCAGAGAAGACACCGACAGGCTCAACTCCATTGCATCAACCGCTGTTGTGTTCTTCGTTCTTCTCGGTATCGGGACCTTCATGTGCTGCTGGTTCGTTCTGCCACACTTCATGCATTACATCGTGAGTAAACCAGAGGAGATGAACGTCGCGATTCCATTGCTCCGGCTGATCGGGGTCAATGCAATCTTCGTATTCTGCAGCAATGTCTTCATCGGCATTACGCTCGGTCTGCAACAATACCACCTGCGGGGCAAGCTCGATATCTGCATTGGGCTGACGAGGCTTGTCGCCACGTGGGTACTGCTCAAGGCCGGGTTCGGGCTTCTTGGCCTGGCCTGGCTCAAACTCGGGCTCGATGCATCAGTAGCATTGGCCCTCGCTTTAACCTGCCATGCAGTCCACTCCGGATTTCGAGTCTCACCGATGCTCATTGGACGAGAAAGCATCCATGAAATCAGCAGATTCGGCTTTGGAATATTCACGGCCTCGACCGCCACTCGCCTCAATGAAACAGCCATGCCACTGGCTGTCTCCATGCTGCTTACGACAACCTGGACAGCATATTTCACCGTGGCAAAAAGACTGTCTGCCTATGCGCAAGAGCTGATCTACGCTTTGAGCTCAAGCTTCATGCCCCTGTTTAGCGAGCTGGCCGCGCGCGGCGAAAAGGACGCCATCAAGGAAGTGTATCTTCAGTACTCTCGCTACCTTCTTTTGGTGACTGGTCCAATATACATTATGCTTCTCTTTCTTGGGCCAATGTTTTTGAAGCTATGGATCGATCCAACGTATGCCGAGCTCGCAGGCCCGGTGGTGATGATTCTGGCGCTTCAAATGGCTGTAAACGGCGTGCAACCACTCTTTGGCAGAATCATTCTCGGCAGCGGCTCACTCGCCTTTTTTGTTCGCACCAACGCATGCACCTCCATCGCTGCGCTCATGCTTGGAGTCGCGCTGATCCCCGCGCTCGGCATTGTCGGCCCTGCGTTGGCCGGCTTGGTGTCGGCCATCTGCCAGCAGGGCTTGTACCTCTACCGGCTCGAATCGCAAGTCGATATCCCACTGCGCAGACTGATAACAAGCTGCCACCTCCGGGTGCTTTTCCCCCTGACCGTGTTCGCGGCAGTATTGTGGTGGCTGTCCCAAGTACCCTCCGTTCCAAGCTATACCACTCTATTCGCAGCAACGGCCGGCGCTTTTGCCCTGTATGCCCCTCTTGCTTGGGCGCTTTCGCTGAATCGGCATGAGCGCGCGTTTGCATCCCAACTGATTCGAAAACGGCTCAGATTAAAACCCGCTGCTCCGGAGCCAGCCATGGAGGTGCGCCGATGA
- a CDS encoding glycosyltransferase, with protein MIHIAFVIDTIESATAGTERQLLHLLERLDRTRFAPVLCVLRPSDWIEQSVLPCPVYNVSIRGFKHPASIAGIGKFSGFLRGRRIDVVQTHFRDSTIASVCASRLAGKVPVIATRRNQGYWQTGLDKRLQPILNRLTTAFIANSRSTMDKMVRDEGIAPERIRIIPNGLDLSKFPWPMNGDRESTRQALGMSRDEISVGIVANLRPIKRHDLLIEAAAIVRGRHPNARFHLFGDGDEREKLEALVRERALDGVIRFHGRCENVPAMLPGLDIGVLCSDSESMSNAVIEYMAAGLPVVATNVGGVGETIVDGVTGSLVPAGDYSGLANAIARFAADASLRNTTGQSGRRKAEGYSLDQCVAAHESLYAAIAGSAQ; from the coding sequence GTGATCCACATCGCCTTTGTCATCGACACCATCGAGTCGGCCACTGCCGGCACGGAGCGCCAGCTTCTGCACCTGCTGGAGCGACTCGACCGCACCCGTTTTGCGCCGGTGCTCTGCGTGCTTCGCCCATCTGACTGGATCGAGCAGAGCGTGTTGCCCTGCCCTGTCTACAACGTGAGCATACGAGGTTTCAAACACCCTGCCAGTATCGCCGGCATTGGCAAGTTCTCCGGGTTTCTGCGCGGTAGAAGAATAGACGTGGTTCAAACCCACTTCCGCGACTCCACCATCGCCAGTGTGTGCGCTTCTCGCCTGGCCGGCAAAGTGCCTGTCATCGCAACGCGCCGAAACCAAGGGTATTGGCAAACCGGCTTGGATAAACGGCTTCAGCCCATCCTCAACCGCTTGACCACGGCATTCATCGCCAACTCGCGGAGCACCATGGACAAGATGGTGCGCGACGAGGGGATTGCCCCGGAACGCATTCGGATCATCCCCAACGGTCTCGACCTCTCGAAGTTTCCCTGGCCAATGAATGGCGACAGGGAGAGCACGCGACAGGCCCTGGGCATGTCACGCGACGAAATCAGCGTCGGAATCGTCGCCAATCTAAGACCGATAAAACGCCACGACCTGCTGATCGAGGCAGCGGCCATCGTCCGGGGCCGCCACCCTAATGCCCGCTTCCATCTGTTCGGCGACGGCGACGAGCGGGAGAAGCTGGAAGCTCTGGTGCGGGAACGCGCGCTGGATGGCGTGATCCGGTTCCACGGACGGTGCGAGAACGTCCCGGCAATGCTGCCGGGCCTCGATATTGGCGTGCTCTGCTCCGACTCGGAGAGCATGTCCAACGCCGTGATCGAGTACATGGCGGCCGGCCTGCCCGTGGTGGCCACCAATGTAGGCGGCGTGGGGGAGACCATTGTCGACGGCGTTACCGGCAGCCTTGTTCCGGCCGGGGATTACAGCGGATTGGCAAATGCCATTGCGCGGTTTGCGGCCGATGCGTCCCTGCGCAACACCACTGGCCAATCCGGCAGGAGAAAGGCGGAAGGCTACTCACTCGATCAGTGCGTGGCCGCACATGAATCACTCTACGCGGCGATTGCCGGGAGCGCACAATGA
- a CDS encoding glycosyltransferase family 2 protein: MMFPLPFITIVMPVRNEATFIAFTLRSLLSQDYPHEQFEILVVDGGSDDGTQTIVQRIASADGRVQLLNNPRGLSAAGRNIGFRQGKGDVFLVIDGHCHIPSADLLSETARCFSESGAHCLGRPQPLDPPGLTPFQHAVALARASRIGHAGNSLIYGQHEGFASPQSNGAAYRREVFDHVGFVDESFDACEDVEFNYRVERAGLTCYTSPRLTVRYYPRESLLDLLRQMRRYGYGRWRLFCKHPRTLGVQTLVPPAFFLEVCLLLASLLVSIAGGPIAPAVLLAMLMAAYIALVLGQSTAIACVHGWRHLLWLPTILFTIHFGLGMGFVTGMVRTALARLRALYPVHPAEANQ; the protein is encoded by the coding sequence ATGATGTTTCCACTTCCATTCATCACCATAGTCATGCCAGTGCGCAATGAAGCAACATTCATTGCGTTCACCCTGCGCAGCCTCCTGAGCCAGGACTATCCGCATGAACAGTTCGAGATCCTCGTGGTCGATGGCGGCAGTGATGACGGCACGCAGACGATCGTCCAGCGCATCGCCTCGGCGGATGGCCGTGTACAGCTTCTCAACAATCCGCGCGGGCTCTCCGCAGCCGGACGAAATATCGGGTTCAGACAGGGCAAGGGCGACGTCTTCCTGGTTATCGATGGCCACTGCCACATCCCAAGTGCGGACCTTCTCTCGGAAACCGCCCGCTGCTTTTCCGAAAGCGGCGCCCACTGCCTGGGCCGGCCGCAACCGCTCGATCCTCCCGGCCTCACACCATTTCAGCACGCTGTGGCCCTGGCGCGAGCCTCCCGCATTGGCCACGCCGGCAACTCTCTCATCTACGGCCAGCATGAAGGCTTTGCCAGCCCACAAAGCAACGGCGCCGCCTATCGCCGCGAAGTATTCGACCACGTCGGATTCGTGGATGAATCCTTTGATGCCTGTGAGGATGTGGAGTTCAATTACCGGGTCGAGCGCGCCGGGCTCACCTGCTACACCAGCCCGCGACTCACTGTTCGCTACTACCCTCGCGAGTCTCTTCTCGACCTGCTGCGCCAGATGCGACGCTACGGCTACGGACGCTGGCGGCTTTTCTGCAAGCATCCCCGGACGCTGGGCGTACAGACTCTCGTGCCGCCGGCGTTTTTCCTGGAAGTATGCCTGCTGCTCGCTTCCCTGCTGGTCTCAATTGCCGGCGGACCGATCGCTCCGGCCGTTCTCCTCGCCATGCTCATGGCGGCCTACATAGCACTGGTGCTGGGGCAGTCCACAGCCATCGCTTGTGTGCATGGTTGGCGACACCTGCTGTGGTTGCCCACCATCCTGTTCACCATCCATTTCGGGCTCGGCATGGGATTCGTCACGGGCATGGTCCGCACGGCCCTGGCCCGGCTCCGCGCGTTATACCCGGTGCACCCGGCGGAGGCAAACCAGTGA
- a CDS encoding acyltransferase, translating to MKRALKIFARIISSIATFPLVIAYTTTRKESVFITFAQLLSFIPSTIGSYLRSAYYKRTLSSYGDMIHIDFGSYFSHPEASVGDHVYIGAYTIIGMSKIGRLTTIGSQVSILSGKNQHHIELGMPIQNIKGQFTETIIGENCWLGNHSIVMADLGQQCIVGAGAVITKPFGDYDVIAGNPARTIRNLQST from the coding sequence ATGAAAAGAGCTTTGAAAATATTCGCCCGCATCATCTCATCAATTGCGACTTTCCCATTAGTTATAGCGTATACTACAACAAGGAAAGAGTCTGTATTCATCACGTTCGCTCAATTATTATCGTTTATTCCAAGCACTATTGGGAGCTATCTTCGATCTGCATATTACAAGAGAACGTTATCTAGCTATGGAGATATGATACACATTGATTTCGGAAGTTACTTTTCTCATCCAGAAGCTTCAGTTGGTGATCATGTTTACATCGGAGCATACACGATTATCGGGATGTCAAAAATCGGAAGGCTCACAACTATTGGAAGTCAAGTTTCCATTCTTAGTGGAAAAAACCAACATCATATAGAGCTTGGCATGCCCATCCAGAATATCAAGGGGCAATTTACCGAAACTATTATCGGAGAAAACTGCTGGCTTGGTAATCATTCAATCGTCATGGCCGATCTTGGGCAGCAATGTATAGTAGGAGCTGGAGCAGTCATCACCAAGCCCTTTGGGGATTATGATGTCATTGCGGGGAACCCTGCACGAACCATTAGAAATCTTCAGTCGACATGA